A stretch of Geotrypetes seraphini chromosome 2, aGeoSer1.1, whole genome shotgun sequence DNA encodes these proteins:
- the EFCAB1 gene encoding EF-hand calcium-binding domain-containing protein 1 has protein sequence MFQPQTFRMSRKNMQKLTDSLHRTVRHFNKNEMEALIRLFYLLMGEPSERPSRNGLDRNKFRNILHNTFEMTDDMIMDRVFRAFDKDNDSYISVTEWIEGLAVFLRGNLDEKIKYCFEVYDLNNDGYITREEMFHLLKNSLLKQPTEEDPDEGVKDLVEITLKKMDHDHDSKVSYDDFQKSVKEETLLLEAFGPCLPDTKNILAFERQAFVQVNEP, from the exons ATGTTTCAGCCGCAAACGTTCCGCATGagcagaaagaatatgcagaagctgACGGATTCTTTGCACAGAACGGTCAGGCACT TTAATAAAAATGAAATGGAAGCTCTGATCAGGCTTTTTTATCTACTAATGGGAGAGCCCAGTGAAAGGCCTTCTAGGAATGGTCTGGATCGGAACAAGTTTAGAAATATACTGCATAACACATTTGAAATGACAGACGACATGATTATGGACAGAG TTTTCCGTGCCTTTGACAAAGATAATGACAGTTACATCAGTGTGACAGAATGGATTGAAGGGCTGGCAGTATTTCTTCGTGGGAATTTGGATGAAAAGATCAAAT atTGCTTTGAGGTTTATGATCTGAATAATGATGGCTATATTACCCGTGAAGAAATGTTTCACTTGCTCAAGAACAGCCTTCTTAAACAGCCAACGGAGGAAGATCCTGATGAAGGAGTAAAAGATCTGGTGGAAATAACCCTGAAAAAGATG GACCACGACCACGATAGCAAGGTATCGTATGATGACTTTCAAAAATCTGTTAAGGAGGAAACTCTTCTTCTGGAAGCATTTGGCCCATGTTTACCAGATACTAAG
- the LOC117354164 gene encoding translationally-controlled tumor protein homolog encodes MHLFKDIIINDEMFSDIYPCKLTNGGLCYEVEGKIVNRQESDIDDALIGGNVSAEIQDECTESTVVTSVDVILNHHLQETAYSKDAYKQYIKNYMKAIKAKLEKTNPDRVKPFMMGAADKVKEILSNFKNFQFFTDGLEAEKC; translated from the coding sequence ATGCATCTCTTCAAGGACATCATCATCAACGATGAAATGTTTTCGGACATTTATCCGTGCAAGCTGACCAACGGTGGCCTGTGCTATGAAGTAGAAGGCAAGATTGTCAACAGACAAGAGAGTGATATTGACGATGCTTTAATTGGTGGCAATGTCTCTGCTGAGATCCAAGATGAGTGCACAGAATCGACAGTTGTTACTAGTGTTGATGTAATCCTGAACCATCATCTTCAAGAAACCGCATATTCAAAAGACGCTTACAAACAGTATATCAAGAATTACATGAAAGCAATCAAAGCCAAACTTGAAAAGACAAATCCAGACAGAGTAAAACCTTTCATGATGGGAGCTGCAGATAAAGTCAAAGAGATTCTTTCAAACTTCAAAAACTTCCAATTCTTCACAGATGGACTGGAAGCTGAAAAATGTTAA